One region of Candidatus Omnitrophota bacterium genomic DNA includes:
- the ygeW gene encoding knotted carbamoyltransferase YgeW: protein MKEKEPIFKVRSELNYLNRLNFDMYRKDFLLTWEKTHAELIATLSMAQIMQLLYRDNVAMRAFQTGLAISQFRDKSTRTRFAFSSACNMLGLGVEDVDDEKTQVAHGETVRETANMISFLSEVIGIRDDMYIGRGHTFMKEVAGALDEGFNERVLNMRPAVINLQSDLDHPTQTMSDLLHLQNYFGGIKNLKGKKIVMSWAYSPSYGKPLSVPQGIIALMTRFGMDVTLAHPEGYELMDDIVNLSAKQAKQSGGSFKVSHDMKAAFKGADIVYPKSWASFSVMKERTKLLEKNDSAGLKDLEKKCLTENAKHKDWLCDEKIMSTTKNGEALYLHCLPADVQGLNCKAGEVTHGVFEKYRIETYREARYKPFVIAAMIMLCCFRDPVAVMEGFYRNSKNRAG from the coding sequence ATGAAAGAGAAAGAACCGATTTTCAAGGTCAGGTCGGAGTTGAACTATCTGAACAGGCTGAATTTTGACATGTACAGAAAGGATTTTCTTCTGACATGGGAAAAGACTCACGCTGAATTGATCGCGACGCTGAGTATGGCGCAGATAATGCAGCTCCTTTACAGGGATAATGTAGCGATGCGCGCTTTTCAGACGGGCCTCGCCATATCGCAGTTCCGCGATAAATCAACGAGAACGCGTTTCGCTTTCTCATCGGCCTGCAATATGCTGGGCCTTGGCGTTGAGGATGTTGACGACGAGAAAACTCAGGTGGCGCACGGCGAGACCGTCAGGGAAACCGCCAACATGATATCTTTTCTGAGCGAGGTCATAGGCATACGCGACGACATGTACATAGGCCGCGGACACACCTTCATGAAGGAAGTGGCGGGGGCTCTTGACGAGGGTTTCAATGAGAGGGTGCTCAACATGAGGCCGGCCGTCATAAACCTTCAGAGCGACCTCGACCACCCGACTCAGACGATGTCGGACCTCCTGCATCTTCAGAATTATTTCGGCGGCATTAAAAATCTCAAGGGCAAAAAAATAGTGATGAGCTGGGCTTATTCTCCGAGTTATGGCAAACCTCTCTCGGTGCCGCAGGGGATAATAGCCCTGATGACCAGGTTCGGCATGGATGTGACGCTGGCGCACCCCGAGGGTTATGAGCTGATGGATGATATCGTCAATCTGTCGGCGAAACAGGCGAAGCAATCCGGCGGTTCTTTCAAGGTCTCGCACGATATGAAAGCCGCTTTCAAGGGCGCGGATATCGTCTATCCCAAGAGCTGGGCGTCGTTCAGCGTGATGAAGGAAAGGACGAAACTGCTTGAGAAAAACGATTCGGCGGGCCTCAAGGATCTTGAAAAGAAATGCCTCACCGAGAACGCTAAACACAAGGACTGGCTCTGCGATGAAAAAATAATGTCCACCACCAAAAACGGGGAAGCTCTTTATCTCCATTGTCTGCCTGCCGACGTGCAGGGTTTGAACTGCAAGGCCGGAGAGGTGACGCATGGCGTTTTTGAGAAATACCGCATTGAAACATACAGGGAAGCCCGCTATAAACCTTTCGTGATAGCGGCGATGATCATGCTCTGCTGTTTCAGGGATCCCGTGGCCGTGATGGAGGGCTTCTACAGAAACAGCAAGAACCGCGCCGGATGA
- a CDS encoding Ldh family oxidoreductase: MNNGVSMIKADMLEKFMKDVFIGVGVKEEDAALCAGVLIAADKRGIDSHGIARLKNIYYDRIKEGTQQTSGDFEILKESPTTALLDGKDGMGHAISKKAMDMALKKAREYGTAMVAVKNSTHYGIAGYYVTQAAESDMIGITGTNARPSVAPTFGVENMLGTNPLTIGLPTDEEFPFVIDCATSMAQRGKVETYGRLNKKLPEGWVIGDDGSSKTNASAVLDDLVSGAAALTPLGGIGEETAGYKGYGYCTAVEILSAALQSGPFLKMLSGIKDGKKVPYHLGHFFIAINISSFVEPSVFRKTSGGILRALRASKKAPGQDRIYTAGEKEHLAWQERKKTGIPVTDKTIAEMRTMRDELGLTGYNF; the protein is encoded by the coding sequence ATGAACAATGGCGTGAGTATGATAAAAGCGGATATGCTGGAAAAATTCATGAAAGATGTTTTTATCGGTGTCGGCGTTAAAGAGGAAGACGCCGCTCTCTGCGCCGGGGTTCTTATAGCGGCTGATAAACGGGGAATAGATTCCCACGGCATAGCGCGCCTCAAAAACATTTATTATGACAGGATAAAAGAGGGGACGCAGCAAACAAGCGGCGATTTCGAGATACTGAAAGAAAGCCCGACGACGGCTCTTCTTGACGGGAAAGACGGCATGGGACACGCCATATCCAAAAAAGCCATGGATATGGCTCTTAAAAAAGCGAGAGAATACGGCACGGCCATGGTGGCGGTTAAAAACTCCACCCATTACGGCATAGCGGGTTATTATGTCACGCAGGCCGCGGAGTCGGATATGATAGGCATAACAGGTACCAACGCCAGGCCATCGGTCGCTCCGACCTTCGGCGTGGAGAACATGCTCGGCACAAATCCTCTGACGATAGGCCTCCCCACCGACGAGGAATTTCCTTTTGTCATTGACTGCGCCACTTCCATGGCCCAGAGAGGGAAGGTTGAAACATACGGCCGCCTCAACAAAAAACTGCCGGAAGGCTGGGTCATAGGCGATGACGGTTCGTCTAAGACCAATGCTTCCGCCGTGCTGGATGACCTGGTCAGCGGCGCTGCGGCGCTTACGCCTCTGGGCGGAATAGGAGAGGAAACGGCCGGCTACAAGGGCTACGGCTACTGCACAGCGGTAGAGATACTTTCGGCGGCTCTTCAGAGCGGGCCCTTCCTTAAAATGCTTTCGGGAATCAAAGACGGCAAAAAAGTTCCCTATCATCTGGGACATTTTTTTATAGCAATAAACATATCCTCTTTCGTCGAGCCGTCGGTTTTCAGAAAAACATCAGGCGGAATTCTCCGCGCTCTCCGCGCGTCAAAAAAAGCTCCCGGCCAAGACAGGATATACACCGCCGGAGAAAAGGAACATCTCGCATGGCAGGAGCGCAAAAAGACAGGCATCCCCGTCACGGATAAAACCATAGCCGAGATGAGGACGATGCGTGATGAGCTGGGCCTTACCGGCTACAATTTTTAA
- a CDS encoding DUF4833 domain-containing protein — MKNLVIGFLSLSLLTVSVFCKEKKSTPADKSAREISYQRLFLITRSLNENQVIYEAALDEAGFSIKDPVNIYWTIYGKKGTTTEPLNAIEKKIGYGIAITTTTREEVGFYVKSLPENPIKAVITRDEDETTARALMYINGEESVVSQIYIESKSAFPLPKVIYIDITGVSLKTNEEITERIIPKK, encoded by the coding sequence ATGAAAAATTTAGTTATAGGATTTCTATCGCTGTCACTGCTGACGGTATCTGTTTTCTGCAAAGAGAAAAAGAGTACGCCCGCGGACAAAAGCGCCAGGGAGATCAGCTATCAGCGATTATTTTTAATAACGCGCAGCCTGAATGAGAATCAGGTCATTTACGAGGCGGCTCTGGATGAAGCGGGCTTCTCCATAAAAGACCCTGTAAATATCTATTGGACCATATACGGAAAGAAAGGCACGACAACGGAACCCTTGAACGCGATTGAAAAGAAAATAGGTTATGGGATAGCAATAACAACAACGACGAGGGAAGAAGTTGGGTTCTATGTCAAATCCCTCCCTGAAAACCCGATCAAAGCCGTGATAACGAGAGATGAAGACGAAACCACGGCTCGGGCGCTCATGTATATTAACGGCGAAGAGTCCGTTGTCAGTCAGATATATATTGAATCTAAATCCGCTTTCCCTCTGCCGAAGGTGATATACATAGATATCACAGGCGTTTCACTGAAGACAAACGAAGAAATAACGGAAAGAATCATCCCGAAGAAATAG
- a CDS encoding biotin transporter BioY: MNTAVVYGRFEDARYNFYVWSRGSAFAKRLALAGGMAVVTGLLALIRIQLPFTPVPVTGQTMGVLLSGIVCGPVFGALSQLMYVGAGIAGTPWFAGGASGSAAYLLGPTGGYLIGFILAPIVSGYLSDISAANRKLIPQFVIMAASIAVIYLCGAIYLSALMNYGFTETLAKGVLPFVPGGIVKIIGAGAIGSLILPKKEKT, translated from the coding sequence ATGAATACAGCTGTTGTTTACGGGCGTTTTGAGGATGCCAGGTATAATTTTTATGTTTGGAGCAGGGGGAGCGCTTTCGCGAAACGCCTTGCTCTCGCGGGAGGGATGGCTGTTGTCACCGGGCTTCTGGCCCTGATAAGGATACAGCTCCCCTTTACCCCCGTTCCCGTGACGGGACAGACGATGGGCGTTCTTTTGAGCGGCATCGTCTGCGGGCCAGTTTTCGGTGCTTTGAGCCAGCTCATGTATGTGGGCGCCGGAATAGCGGGCACGCCGTGGTTCGCGGGCGGGGCATCCGGAAGCGCGGCTTATCTTCTCGGGCCGACGGGAGGTTATCTGATAGGTTTCATACTCGCACCCATTGTTTCGGGTTATCTCTCCGACATCTCCGCCGCTAACCGTAAACTCATTCCCCAGTTTGTGATAATGGCGGCCTCTATCGCGGTTATATACCTTTGCGGCGCTATTTATCTTTCGGCGCTGATGAATTACGGTTTTACGGAAACTCTGGCGAAAGGCGTTCTGCCTTTTGTTCCGGGCGGAATAGTGAAAATCATCGGTGCGGGAGCGATAGGCTCGCTCATCCTGCCGAAGAAAGAAAAAACTTGA
- the yjjX gene encoding inosine/xanthosine triphosphatase: MSAEPFKKSAVTVLVGSANPVKIESVRASFALYYKNVRVLPVSVESGVGIQPVGAETFIGAENRADALFRKNRSKKLGADFFAGIEGGIINLHGRWLSFGGVCIRDSAGRKGFGSSAMFELPGSVVKELLAGTELGDVMDKIQNGHNTKQKHGAVGFFTKGRIDRKKFYESGIIAALIPFLNRELFDGRA; the protein is encoded by the coding sequence TTGAGCGCGGAGCCGTTTAAAAAATCCGCCGTCACGGTTCTTGTCGGCTCGGCCAATCCCGTGAAGATAGAGTCTGTGCGTGCATCCTTCGCGCTCTATTATAAAAATGTCAGGGTGCTGCCCGTTTCCGTCGAAAGCGGCGTGGGGATACAGCCGGTGGGGGCGGAGACATTCATAGGCGCGGAGAACAGGGCGGACGCTCTTTTCAGGAAGAACAGGAGCAAAAAACTCGGCGCTGATTTTTTCGCGGGCATTGAGGGCGGAATAATAAACCTTCACGGCCGCTGGCTCTCTTTCGGCGGGGTCTGCATCAGGGACAGCGCCGGCAGAAAAGGTTTCGGGAGCTCCGCTATGTTCGAGCTGCCGGGTTCCGTCGTCAAAGAGCTTTTGGCGGGAACCGAACTCGGCGATGTGATGGATAAAATACAGAATGGACATAACACAAAACAGAAACACGGCGCCGTGGGTTTTTTCACGAAGGGCAGGATAGACAGGAAGAAATTTTATGAGAGCGGGATAATCGCGGCGCTCATACCTTTTCTCAACAGGGAGCTGTTCGATGGCCGTGCGTAA
- a CDS encoding YgeY family selenium metabolism-linked hydrolase has protein sequence MEVNLLKEAKKEEKNVVKFLRDLVAIPGESCGEEKVIERIRKEMLKTGFDSVRIDGMGNILGKIGRGKHIIAMDAHIDTVGVGDIKQWKWDPYKGKLEKGIIYGRGAVDQLAGMAGMVYGVKLLKKFNLMDDFTLYVVGSVQEEDCDGLCWQYIVKEDKLKPECVIITEPTNLDLYIGQRGRMEIGVTTKGKAAHGSMPDRGINAIYKMSGIIKEIEKLNDRLKKDAFLGKGTVVVSYVTCKTPSMCAVPDECYIQLDRRLTTGETKDLALRQVREAVKKAGVEAEVKLLRYEKPSWKGLKYPTETYFPTWILPKDHKLLKAAEKTYIGALGKKAKVSRWIFSTNGIATMGMFKIPTLGFGPGNEKYAHSVNDQVPVEHLVKAAAWYALFPKTYCKGLKS, from the coding sequence ATGGAAGTTAATTTACTTAAGGAAGCAAAGAAAGAAGAAAAAAATGTTGTTAAGTTCCTGAGGGATCTGGTCGCCATTCCCGGTGAATCCTGCGGTGAGGAAAAAGTCATTGAGAGGATACGCAAGGAGATGCTCAAGACGGGTTTTGACAGCGTCAGAATAGACGGTATGGGAAACATCCTCGGCAAAATCGGCCGCGGCAAACACATCATCGCCATGGACGCGCACATAGATACCGTCGGCGTAGGCGACATCAAACAGTGGAAATGGGACCCCTACAAAGGCAAACTTGAAAAAGGCATAATTTACGGGCGGGGCGCGGTGGACCAGCTCGCCGGAATGGCGGGCATGGTTTACGGGGTGAAGCTCCTCAAAAAATTCAATCTCATGGATGATTTCACCCTTTACGTCGTCGGCAGCGTTCAGGAAGAGGATTGCGACGGCCTCTGCTGGCAGTACATAGTGAAAGAAGACAAACTGAAACCCGAATGCGTTATTATCACCGAGCCCACAAATCTTGACCTGTACATAGGACAGAGGGGGAGAATGGAGATAGGCGTGACGACAAAAGGCAAGGCCGCGCACGGCTCCATGCCGGATCGGGGAATAAACGCCATCTACAAGATGAGCGGTATTATAAAAGAGATAGAAAAGCTCAACGACAGGCTGAAGAAGGACGCTTTCCTCGGGAAGGGCACCGTTGTCGTCAGTTATGTTACCTGCAAAACGCCGTCAATGTGCGCCGTGCCCGATGAATGTTATATTCAGCTCGACAGGCGTCTGACTACGGGCGAAACAAAAGACCTCGCGCTCAGACAGGTGCGTGAAGCTGTCAAAAAAGCAGGCGTCGAGGCCGAGGTGAAACTGCTCAGGTACGAAAAGCCGAGCTGGAAGGGACTCAAATATCCGACGGAAACTTATTTCCCGACATGGATACTCCCGAAGGATCACAAGCTCCTCAAGGCCGCCGAGAAAACATATATCGGGGCGCTGGGGAAAAAAGCGAAAGTGAGCAGGTGGATATTCTCAACGAATGGAATCGCCACAATGGGAATGTTCAAAATACCGACGCTGGGATTCGGGCCGGGCAATGAAAAATACGCGCATTCGGTCAACGATCAGGTGCCGGTGGAGCATCTTGTCAAAGCCGCCGCGTGGTACGCGCTTTTTCCGAAAACATACTGCAAGGGGTTAAAAAGCTGA